The following proteins are co-located in the Elusimicrobiota bacterium genome:
- a CDS encoding MASE3 domain-containing protein — protein sequence MNKKHLNIFIALSIFLILHFIRTQNYLLFHAVIELSAIIISYGVFAFAWNTRRFNLKNNFYLFIGIAFLYIGVLILFHILSYKGMGVFLGYDSNLPTQLWIVLRFMTGISFFIAPFYAKKKLNVRLVFIIFTIVISLLLASIFYWNVFPVCYIEGEGLTLFKKISEYIICLIFAASILTLLKNRKEFESGVLKILILAIVSSIISELFFTLYSDVYGVYNSLGHYLEFASFYLIYKAILETGFTKPYDTIFKELKESERVLLESDNFNKSLLNTIPFGMDIIDEEGNILFANQNLKKLLGKDIIGKKCWSVYKDDNKQCVHCPLTRGIRISETASIEADCVLGGKTLQITHTGIIYKDKKAILEIFEDITERKQAEQEVKHLASFPKLNPNPVLELDLSGNVVFYNKTCLKILEDLKLQKDVNIFVPRDIQEIIKSLSGKGINSINRDIKVGNKVFKEDIYSVPQFNTIRIYCDDITERKLAEEVLKNENLRLQELDKKKSEFVSIVAHDLRTPLTSIMGFADTIMNKKLNLTGEQKGTYIGYIQEESRRLGRLISNYLDIANIDEGKLELNISETDLKQLIDDTVKMFSTNSKDMRISFESEPDLTGLKADPDRIKQVLQNIIGNAIKYSPQQSIIKITARKKLNDIQVSISDRGPGIPDTEKEKIFHKFYRMDNVLSRDASGTGLGLTITKSIIERHKGKIWIEDNSPIGSIFIFTLPI from the coding sequence ATGAATAAAAAACACTTAAATATTTTTATTGCTTTATCAATATTCTTAATTCTGCATTTTATCAGAACGCAAAATTATCTTTTGTTTCATGCCGTTATTGAATTATCTGCTATTATCATATCCTATGGAGTATTCGCGTTCGCCTGGAACACCCGCAGGTTTAATCTTAAAAACAACTTTTACTTGTTTATAGGTATCGCCTTTTTATACATTGGTGTACTAATTTTATTTCATATACTGTCATATAAAGGAATGGGGGTATTTTTAGGATACGATTCTAATTTACCAACTCAACTTTGGATTGTCCTGAGATTTATGACCGGTATCTCATTTTTCATTGCTCCTTTTTATGCTAAAAAGAAATTAAATGTTCGGCTGGTTTTCATTATTTTTACAATAGTAATATCATTATTACTCGCAAGCATTTTCTATTGGAATGTTTTCCCGGTATGTTATATTGAAGGCGAAGGATTAACGTTATTCAAAAAAATAAGCGAATATATTATATGTTTAATCTTTGCAGCTTCAATTTTAACATTATTAAAAAACCGGAAAGAATTTGAAAGCGGCGTACTAAAAATACTGATTTTGGCTATCGTCTCGTCAATAATTAGCGAATTGTTCTTTACGCTTTATAGTGATGTTTATGGGGTTTATAATTCATTAGGGCATTATCTTGAATTTGCCTCTTTCTATCTTATATATAAAGCCATTTTGGAAACAGGATTTACTAAACCGTATGATACCATTTTCAAAGAACTTAAAGAAAGCGAGAGAGTTCTGCTTGAAAGTGATAATTTTAACAAGTCACTATTAAATACAATCCCGTTTGGAATGGATATAATAGATGAAGAGGGTAACATATTGTTTGCTAATCAAAACCTGAAGAAATTATTAGGAAAAGATATTATCGGCAAAAAGTGCTGGTCGGTATATAAAGATGATAACAAACAATGTGTACATTGTCCCCTGACAAGAGGAATTCGTATATCGGAAACTGCATCTATTGAAGCAGATTGCGTTTTAGGGGGGAAAACGCTGCAAATTACCCATACCGGCATAATTTACAAAGACAAAAAAGCGATTCTGGAAATTTTTGAAGATATAACAGAACGGAAACAAGCGGAACAGGAAGTTAAACATCTTGCTTCCTTTCCCAAATTGAATCCAAATCCTGTTTTAGAATTGGATTTATCCGGCAACGTGGTTTTCTATAACAAAACTTGTCTTAAAATTTTAGAAGATTTAAAACTTCAAAAAGATGTAAATATATTTGTTCCTCGTGATATACAGGAAATTATTAAATCTCTTAGCGGGAAAGGAATAAATTCAATAAATAGGGATATAAAAGTAGGTAATAAAGTATTCAAAGAGGATATCTATTCTGTCCCGCAATTTAATACCATTCGCATCTACTGTGATGATATAACAGAACGGAAACTGGCTGAAGAGGTATTGAAAAATGAAAACCTGCGGCTCCAGGAACTTGACAAAAAAAAATCAGAGTTCGTTTCAATAGTTGCGCATGATTTGCGGACACCGCTTACTTCAATTATGGGATTTGCAGATACTATTATGAATAAGAAGTTGAATCTTACGGGGGAACAAAAAGGAACATATATCGGGTATATACAGGAAGAATCGCGCAGGTTAGGCAGATTAATTTCCAACTATCTTGATATAGCTAATATAGATGAAGGAAAACTTGAGTTAAATATTAGTGAGACCGATTTAAAGCAGCTTATAGATGATACAGTTAAAATGTTTTCAACTAATAGTAAAGATATGCGGATATCTTTTGAATCTGAACCCGATTTGACGGGACTAAAAGCGGATCCGGACAGGATAAAGCAGGTATTACAAAATATTATTGGTAATGCAATAAAATACTCTCCCCAGCAGTCAATCATAAAGATTACTGCCAGAAAAAAGTTAAATGATATACAGGTAAGCATAAGCGACCGCGGTCCCGGTATACCTGATACTGAAAAGGAGAAAATATTTCATAAATTTTACAGGATGGACAATGTGCTTTCAAGAGATGCGTCCGGTACCGGACTGGGTCTGACAATTACAAAATCTATTATTGAAAGGCACAAAGGAAAAATATGGATAGAAGATAATTCTCCTATAGGCAGTATCTTTATTTTCACCTTGCCGATTTAA
- a CDS encoding response regulator — MNKKILIIEDEKKIIQLLKINFIGEGYEVEEANSGEEGLKKVNIFKPDLIILDVMLPQMSGWEVCKNIKNNPAYKDILVVILTASTQKSDMNKAVSAGADGFFGKPFEIDFITGKIKELFEKRTIR, encoded by the coding sequence ATGAACAAAAAAATTTTAATAATTGAAGACGAAAAAAAAATCATCCAGTTGTTAAAGATTAACTTTATCGGTGAAGGTTATGAAGTTGAAGAAGCAAACAGCGGTGAAGAAGGATTAAAAAAAGTTAATATTTTTAAACCCGATTTAATAATACTTGATGTAATGTTACCGCAAATGAGCGGTTGGGAAGTGTGTAAGAATATAAAAAATAACCCTGCGTATAAAGATATTTTAGTAGTCATATTGACTGCTTCTACACAGAAGTCGGATATGAACAAAGCAGTTTCGGCAGGTGCAGATGGATTTTTCGGTAAACCATTTGAAATAGATTTTATAACCGGAAAAATAAAAGAATTATTTGAAAAAAGGACTATTCGGTAA
- a CDS encoding response regulator transcription factor, translating to MRILVVEDEKKLASFVKRGLKEEGYAVDVALDGEEGYNLATINLNEYDLIILDVVIPKIDGITLCRKLREEKINTPILMLTGKDTVKDKVAGLDSGANDYLTKPFAFEELLARVRAITRRKNEKNVTKLVVGDLELDLLTHKVMRANKEIILTTKEYSLLEYLMQNAGNVVTRTMISEHVWDINFDSYTNVIDVYINYLRNKIDSNFNSKMLHTIRGRGYILKNK from the coding sequence ATGCGTATTCTTGTCGTGGAAGATGAGAAAAAACTTGCCAGTTTTGTAAAACGCGGTTTGAAAGAAGAGGGTTATGCAGTGGACGTTGCACTTGACGGTGAAGAGGGGTATAATTTAGCTACTATTAATTTAAACGAATACGATTTAATTATTTTAGATGTTGTAATTCCTAAAATTGACGGGATAACTTTATGCAGGAAACTAAGGGAAGAAAAAATAAATACCCCTATTTTAATGCTTACCGGAAAGGATACTGTCAAGGATAAAGTCGCAGGATTAGATTCCGGGGCAAATGATTATTTAACAAAGCCTTTTGCTTTTGAAGAACTGCTTGCCCGTGTCCGTGCAATAACGAGAAGAAAGAACGAAAAAAATGTTACGAAGTTGGTAGTAGGCGATTTGGAGTTGGATTTATTGACTCACAAGGTGATGCGTGCCAACAAGGAAATAATATTGACTACTAAGGAATATTCGCTTTTAGAGTATTTAATGCAAAATGCAGGGAATGTTGTAACCAGAACTATGATTTCAGAACATGTCTGGGATATTAATTTTGATTCATACACAAATGTAATAGACGTATATATAAATTACCTGCGAAATAAAATTGACAGTAATTTTAACAGCAAGATGCTCCATACTATTCGCGGCCGTGGCTATATTTTGAAGAATAAATAA
- a CDS encoding HAMP domain-containing sensor histidine kinase: protein MIKKPKNSDSTQSSLVHHMLHELKTPLTILKGEISLVLKNNNSPRNYKSVLISSMEEVNRISVIVENLTTLMKYENNEIILQKKIIDMNLVIKSVLDDTKILLKQKNIKIKLLSKPKIFLEGDEKQLKVLFANLLRSIIKYTPEKGNILLNLSKKAKYTIVQITGTDITGSAGIENFYLSLKLPEYIVKAHNGKIKIKKESTHPKTLIVYIPLSF from the coding sequence ATGATTAAAAAACCTAAAAATTCAGATTCTACGCAAAGTAGTCTTGTCCACCACATGCTACACGAATTAAAAACCCCCTTAACTATTCTAAAAGGTGAAATAAGCTTGGTCTTAAAAAATAACAATTCACCGCGTAATTATAAGTCAGTTTTGATTAGCAGTATGGAAGAAGTAAACAGAATTTCAGTTATTGTCGAAAATTTAACAACACTTATGAAATATGAAAACAACGAAATAATTCTTCAAAAGAAAATCATTGATATGAATTTAGTGATAAAAAGTGTCTTGGATGATACCAAAATATTACTAAAACAAAAAAATATTAAAATAAAGTTATTATCAAAACCAAAAATATTTTTAGAAGGGGATGAAAAACAGTTAAAAGTCCTTTTTGCTAACTTATTGAGAAGCATTATCAAATACACCCCTGAAAAAGGAAATATTCTTTTAAATTTAAGTAAAAAAGCTAAATATACTATAGTCCAAATAACAGGCACAGATATTACGGGTTCCGCCGGTATTGAAAATTTTTATTTAAGTTTAAAGTTACCCGAATATATAGTCAAAGCCCACAACGGCAAAATTAAAATAAAAAAAGAATCAACCCATCCCAAAACCCTGATAGTTTATATCCCATTATCCTTTTAA
- a CDS encoding response regulator → MEKQKYKILIVDDDPKIVEFIRVNLEGEDYEVDIAYDGEQALEKVINQGRERPDLIILDLMLPKLDGHEVAKRIKGKEMLSDIPIIMLTGKDRPLDKIEGLINTGVDYYFTKPININDLLIYIFKILSEKNK, encoded by the coding sequence ATGGAAAAACAAAAATATAAAATATTGATAGTTGATGATGACCCAAAAATAGTCGAGTTCATCAGAGTCAATCTTGAAGGAGAAGATTACGAGGTTGATATCGCATATGACGGGGAGCAGGCATTAGAAAAAGTAATTAACCAGGGGAGAGAGCGGCCCGATTTGATAATTTTGGATTTAATGTTGCCAAAATTAGATGGTCATGAGGTGGCGAAACGAATTAAGGGAAAAGAAATGTTATCTGATATACCTATTATTATGTTAACTGGCAAAGATAGACCTTTAGATAAGATTGAAGGATTAATTAATACCGGAGTAGATTATTATTTCACCAAACCTATTAATATCAACGATTTATTAATATATATTTTTAAGATTTTATCAGAAAAAAATAAATAG
- a CDS encoding DUF4912 domain-containing protein has translation MTQNPGSPVRKDKKSVEKYVDTNYLLPDYYNESYLIILPRDPLWMFACWEVTDKQREQIKKEYGKDIFEESQPILRVHDITDVEKFTGVNSKSYKDVPVFINVRCWYIKVDHPGRNWCVELGFKTKEGKFIMLLRSNIIALPLNKVSDNTFEQWLLMTEDYEKLLNLSGVGKMGAGSLEIVNSLAKRWEMSQRASSSTFQKINRAKKILEEK, from the coding sequence ATGACACAGAATCCGGGTTCACCTGTAAGAAAAGATAAAAAAAGCGTAGAAAAATATGTTGATACAAATTATCTGCTGCCTGATTATTATAATGAGTCCTATCTAATTATTTTACCGAGAGATCCTCTCTGGATGTTTGCGTGCTGGGAGGTTACAGATAAACAAAGAGAACAAATTAAGAAAGAATACGGTAAAGATATTTTCGAAGAATCTCAGCCAATATTGCGTGTTCATGATATAACGGATGTAGAGAAATTCACTGGTGTCAATTCTAAAAGTTATAAAGATGTTCCTGTTTTTATTAATGTTAGATGCTGGTACATAAAAGTTGATCATCCCGGGCGTAATTGGTGTGTTGAGCTTGGTTTTAAAACGAAAGAAGGGAAATTTATTATGTTATTACGGTCAAATATTATTGCGTTGCCGTTAAATAAAGTATCTGATAATACATTTGAACAATGGTTATTGATGACAGAAGATTATGAAAAACTTCTAAACCTTTCTGGTGTTGGTAAAATGGGTGCAGGTTCATTAGAGATAGTTAACTCTTTGGCAAAAAGATGGGAGATGTCTCAAAGAGCATCTTCCAGTACATTTCAAAAAATTAATCGTGCAAAAAAAATTCTTGAAGAAAAGTAG